A genomic segment from Bacillus cereus G9842 encodes:
- a CDS encoding PTS sugar transporter subunit IIB: MKVLFVCSGGMSSAIVVNALKKEAEKNGLNMEVHAIGTNEVEEEVKNGWDVVMVAPQIRHRFDSVKKFAEEESIPCGIIPPQAYTPLGGPTLLKTVNELIS; the protein is encoded by the coding sequence ATGAAGGTTTTGTTTGTCTGTTCTGGAGGAATGTCCAGTGCAATTGTTGTAAACGCTTTAAAAAAAGAAGCGGAGAAAAATGGTTTGAACATGGAAGTGCATGCAATTGGAACGAATGAGGTAGAGGAAGAAGTAAAGAATGGCTGGGATGTCGTAATGGTGGCACCTCAAATAAGACACCGATTTGACTCTGTAAAAAAATTTGCAGAGGAGGAATCTATTCCGTGTGGCATCATTCCACCGCAAGCATACACGCCGCTTGGAGGCCCGACTTTATTAAAAACTGTAAATGAATTAATCAGTTAG